A genomic window from Chloroflexota bacterium includes:
- a CDS encoding glycosyltransferase family 2 protein: MTSRVCSFLASVGTTCVHTQLGSLRTTRRAVQSAPLRCSRRSVPAVWGDGKKVSVVFPAYNEAANIARAVRDFQAVPAVDEVLVVDNNSKDGTGALARAAGARVVLETKQGYGNALRRGLHEATGDYIILAEPDGTFVADDVVKLLAYAHELDMVMGTRTTRELIWEQANMGWFLRVGNWAVAKLLQLLFDGPSLSDCGCTLRLIRREAAQKIVGQLTVGGSHFLPEMVVLALLNGLRIVEVPVNYRARVGESKITGSRKTTLKVGARMIWLILDYRLKSWARPLPRAKH, encoded by the coding sequence ATGACGAGCCGGGTGTGCTCGTTCCTCGCCTCGGTCGGGACGACATGTGTTCACACGCAACTCGGTTCCCTCCGCACGACGCGCAGAGCGGTACAATCTGCCCCGCTGCGCTGCAGTCGAAGGAGCGTGCCTGCCGTGTGGGGCGATGGCAAGAAGGTTTCAGTCGTCTTTCCGGCCTACAACGAGGCCGCCAACATCGCGCGGGCCGTCCGCGACTTCCAGGCCGTGCCGGCCGTCGACGAAGTCCTCGTAGTCGACAACAACTCGAAGGACGGGACCGGAGCGCTGGCGCGAGCGGCCGGTGCGCGGGTCGTCCTGGAAACGAAGCAAGGCTACGGCAACGCCCTCCGGCGCGGCCTGCACGAAGCGACCGGCGACTACATCATCCTGGCCGAGCCAGACGGCACCTTCGTGGCCGACGACGTCGTCAAGCTGCTCGCCTACGCCCACGAGCTGGACATGGTGATGGGCACCCGCACCACCCGCGAGCTGATCTGGGAGCAGGCCAACATGGGCTGGTTCCTGCGGGTCGGCAACTGGGCCGTCGCCAAGCTGCTCCAGTTGCTGTTTGATGGGCCGTCGCTCTCCGACTGCGGCTGCACGCTGCGGCTGATCCGCCGGGAGGCCGCCCAGAAGATCGTCGGGCAGCTGACGGTGGGCGGCAGCCATTTTCTGCCCGAGATGGTCGTGCTGGCCCTGCTCAACGGGCTGCGGATCGTCGAGGTGCCGGTGAACTACCGGGCGCGGGTAGGGGAGTCGAAGATCACCGGCTCGCGGAAGACGACGCTCAAGGTCGGAGCGCGGATGATCTGGCTGATCCTCGACTACCGCCTGAAAAGCTGGGCGCGCCCGCTGCCCCGCGCCAAGCACTGA
- a CDS encoding MCP four helix bundle domain-containing protein, whose product MRVGVRGKLLGSFGLVLGMLALIGTLGLYQLGLAIRALHDIADDDVVGLTAVFESRAASLSLQRDLRALVLAFTPDEKQRLKASQDALDRQFQEQIAKMNTMLDAPEERQVFERLMASYKEWGEVRKTITDAALGGDQLTARTTLNNEDSQKVITVINEQVSELVRLKQERMAAVVASRDQSFAVAQALMLGAIGLSLAVGFGVAFVMARGITRRVTMVQDTLTAMANEGVASIERGLAAMAAGDLTVAAHASTKPIDQYGADEIGQTARVTNDVLQQMQATITSYEEARTRLAALVGTVQDAAVMVAESSSGLSQVAGQAGNVVRQVAGAVQHVAAGSEETSRAARGSQEAVTQLTQAIDGIAQGASSQAQQIQQVAETATAMATGVDRVASDAREVAEAGEATRISAQHGAAAVRETVSGMLEIRGVVADAATKVEQLGKLGEKIGAVVETIDDIAEQTNLLALNAAIEAARAGEHGRGFAVVADEVRKLAERSQRETRSISDLIREVQTGTREAVRAMESGSGKVEEGTAKADQAGTALTEILEAIEAMVDRVSTIALAAQEMTAASRGVVDAMGSISAIVEESTAATEEMAAQAGQVSESIRGISDVAEESSGASRQVSASSEEMAAQVANVSEQAEMLAGTAAEVRALLAQFRVDDGLVTTMEPEPVVARRQSGDWEPAIARSWGRRAG is encoded by the coding sequence GTGCGTGTGGGTGTTCGTGGAAAGCTGTTGGGAAGCTTCGGGCTGGTCCTTGGGATGCTGGCGCTGATCGGCACGCTCGGCCTGTACCAGCTCGGGCTGGCGATACGTGCCCTGCACGACATCGCCGACGACGACGTGGTCGGGCTGACGGCCGTCTTCGAGAGCCGTGCCGCCTCGCTGTCACTTCAGCGCGACCTGCGCGCCCTGGTGCTGGCGTTCACCCCGGACGAGAAGCAGCGGCTCAAGGCCAGCCAGGACGCCCTCGACAGGCAGTTCCAGGAGCAGATCGCGAAGATGAACACCATGCTCGACGCACCCGAGGAGCGGCAGGTGTTCGAGAGGCTCATGGCGAGCTACAAGGAGTGGGGCGAGGTCCGGAAGACGATCACCGACGCAGCGCTCGGCGGCGATCAGCTCACGGCCCGCACCACCCTCAACAACGAAGACAGCCAGAAGGTCATCACCGTCATCAACGAGCAGGTGTCCGAGCTGGTCCGCCTCAAGCAGGAGCGGATGGCCGCCGTGGTAGCGAGCCGCGATCAGAGCTTTGCGGTGGCCCAGGCCCTGATGCTCGGGGCCATCGGCCTGAGCCTCGCGGTCGGGTTCGGCGTGGCGTTCGTGATGGCGCGCGGCATCACCCGCCGGGTCACGATGGTGCAAGACACCCTGACCGCCATGGCGAATGAGGGCGTGGCGTCCATCGAGCGGGGGCTGGCGGCGATGGCGGCCGGCGACCTGACCGTCGCGGCGCACGCCTCCACGAAGCCCATCGACCAGTACGGCGCCGACGAGATCGGGCAGACGGCCCGCGTGACAAACGACGTGCTCCAGCAGATGCAGGCGACCATCACCAGCTACGAAGAGGCGCGGACCAGGCTGGCGGCGCTGGTCGGCACGGTCCAGGATGCGGCGGTGATGGTGGCCGAAAGCTCGTCGGGGCTGAGCCAGGTGGCCGGGCAGGCCGGCAACGTGGTGCGGCAGGTCGCAGGCGCAGTCCAGCACGTGGCGGCCGGCAGCGAAGAGACCAGCCGGGCGGCGCGCGGCTCGCAGGAGGCCGTGACGCAGCTCACCCAGGCCATCGACGGCATCGCGCAGGGGGCCAGCAGTCAGGCCCAGCAGATCCAGCAGGTCGCCGAGACGGCGACGGCGATGGCGACGGGGGTGGATCGGGTGGCGTCGGACGCCCGCGAGGTGGCCGAGGCCGGCGAGGCGACCCGCATCTCGGCCCAGCACGGCGCGGCGGCCGTCCGCGAGACCGTCAGCGGGATGCTGGAGATCCGAGGCGTGGTGGCCGACGCCGCCACGAAGGTCGAGCAGCTTGGGAAGCTGGGCGAGAAGATCGGGGCGGTCGTCGAGACCATCGACGACATCGCCGAGCAGACCAACCTGCTGGCGCTGAATGCCGCCATCGAGGCGGCCCGGGCCGGCGAGCACGGTCGAGGCTTCGCGGTGGTCGCCGACGAGGTCCGCAAACTCGCCGAGCGCTCACAGCGCGAGACCCGCTCCATCTCCGACCTGATTCGCGAGGTGCAGACCGGCACCCGCGAGGCCGTTCGGGCGATGGAGAGCGGCTCGGGCAAGGTCGAGGAGGGCACGGCGAAGGCAGATCAGGCGGGCACGGCCCTGACCGAGATCCTGGAGGCCATCGAGGCGATGGTGGACCGGGTATCCACTATCGCGTTAGCGGCCCAGGAGATGACCGCCGCCTCGCGCGGGGTGGTGGACGCGATGGGCAGCATCAGCGCCATCGTCGAAGAGAGCACGGCCGCGACCGAAGAGATGGCCGCCCAGGCCGGGCAGGTCAGCGAGTCGATCCGCGGCATCTCCGACGTCGCCGAGGAGAGCTCGGGGGCCAGCCGGCAGGTGTCGGCGTCGTCGGAGGAGATGGCGGCCCAGGTCGCGAACGTCTCCGAGCAGGCGGAGATGCTGGCGGGCACGGCGGCCGAGGTGCGGGCGTTGCTGGCGCAGTTCCGGGTGGACGACGGCCTGGTGACGACCATGGAGCCAGAGCCGGTGGTGGCGCGGCGTCAATCCGGAGACTGGGAGCCGGCGATCGCACGAAGCTGGGGACGCCGCGCCGGATAA
- a CDS encoding LacI family DNA-binding transcriptional regulator, with protein sequence MEIRRPLTLEEVARQAGVSKTTASVVLNGRAEQVRISESTRDRVMAVANELGYVPDHAARSLRRRRTGIISLLLWRLGSPFFSEIASGVGSVAGSRDYEVSVIDAHDLEAELRALQHLRQGSADGVIIAVNRRQAVGAAFDSLLLLAQRRLPVVILLDHSPHPSIPSIRVDDFDGGYIATRHLVGLGHRRIGHMTWDDVPLVTDEPDAGHGRFQGYRKALAEAGIEFVPSWVTAGPRGTNGGLELARRFVAAHPDPSTRPTAIFATNDLIAIAAMRGLHEAGLRVPDDIAMVGFHGVELGTLTIPALTTVVLGSTELGRLGAETLFDLLDGHEPADPERVLPVRLVVRESCGAQLAR encoded by the coding sequence ATGGAGATTCGACGGCCGCTCACCCTCGAAGAGGTCGCGCGTCAGGCAGGCGTCTCCAAAACGACAGCCTCGGTGGTGTTGAACGGACGGGCCGAACAGGTTCGTATCAGCGAGTCCACCCGTGACCGTGTCATGGCCGTCGCGAACGAGCTGGGCTACGTTCCCGACCACGCCGCGCGCAGCCTCAGACGCCGAAGAACGGGGATCATCTCGCTGCTGCTCTGGCGGCTCGGCAGCCCGTTCTTCAGCGAGATCGCGTCGGGCGTAGGGTCGGTCGCCGGCAGCCGTGATTACGAAGTCAGCGTCATCGACGCGCACGACCTCGAGGCCGAGCTGCGCGCGCTTCAACATCTCCGCCAGGGCAGCGCGGACGGCGTGATCATCGCCGTCAACCGGCGGCAGGCAGTCGGCGCGGCGTTCGACTCGCTGCTGCTCCTGGCCCAGCGGCGGCTGCCGGTGGTGATCCTGCTCGATCACAGCCCGCACCCGTCGATCCCCTCGATCCGCGTGGACGACTTCGACGGCGGGTACATCGCCACGCGGCACCTGGTCGGGCTGGGCCACCGGCGCATCGGACACATGACCTGGGACGACGTGCCCCTGGTGACCGACGAGCCGGACGCCGGGCATGGCCGCTTCCAGGGCTACCGCAAAGCGCTGGCGGAGGCGGGCATCGAGTTCGTCCCGTCCTGGGTGACGGCCGGCCCGCGCGGCACGAACGGCGGCCTGGAGCTGGCGCGGCGATTCGTGGCGGCGCACCCTGACCCATCGACCCGCCCGACGGCGATCTTCGCCACCAACGACCTGATCGCCATCGCGGCGATGCGCGGTCTCCACGAGGCCGGCCTGCGCGTGCCAGACGACATCGCGATGGTCGGGTTCCACGGCGTCGAGCTGGGCACGCTGACGATCCCCGCCCTGACGACGGTCGTGCTGGGCTCGACGGAGCTGGGGCGGCTGGGCGCGGAGACGCTCTTCGACCTGCTGGACGGCCACGAGCCGGCCGATCCGGAGCGGGTGCTGCCGGTGCGGCTGGTGGTGCGGGAGTCGTGCGGGGCGCAGCTCGCGCGGTAG
- a CDS encoding homocysteine S-methyltransferase family protein, with translation MTATDPLRDAAKPSPLVVSGPMGAELVDRGVRWRGHGMLTDEDAVRALYVEYLQAGCDVLRTNTFQLNARIYLDVFRDPAHMAHIGAPGLATRHVDLTRKAVQLAREARQQTGRAGVPIAGVIGPLEHCFRPDLSPDHDTARAEHNELAETLVEAGADLLLLSSMNTIHETKAAIEAARLTGLPFWVSFIVGPEGELLSREPLADAVYLARHLGAEAVLVENTPADTAEAALKRIEEGGPAGLIPHLGVYDPPSWKFEFFPRFAETAAWTPARFADLGHGAVHHGARIVGVGFGGGPAHVQALVAVREAAA, from the coding sequence GTGACTGCGACTGACCCTCTCCGCGATGCTGCGAAGCCGAGTCCGCTCGTCGTCAGCGGCCCCATGGGGGCCGAGCTGGTTGACAGGGGCGTGCGCTGGCGCGGCCACGGGATGCTGACTGACGAGGACGCGGTCCGCGCCCTGTACGTCGAGTACCTCCAGGCTGGCTGCGACGTGCTGCGAACGAACACGTTCCAGCTCAACGCGCGCATCTACCTCGACGTGTTCCGCGATCCCGCGCACATGGCCCACATCGGCGCACCGGGGCTGGCGACCCGCCACGTCGACCTGACCCGCAAGGCTGTCCAGCTTGCGCGGGAGGCTCGCCAGCAGACCGGCCGCGCCGGCGTGCCGATCGCTGGCGTGATCGGGCCGTTGGAGCACTGCTTCCGGCCGGACCTCTCGCCGGATCACGACACGGCCCGCGCCGAGCACAACGAGCTGGCCGAGACGCTGGTGGAGGCCGGGGCTGACCTGCTGCTGCTCTCCTCCATGAACACGATCCACGAGACGAAGGCCGCCATCGAGGCCGCCCGCCTGACCGGCCTGCCGTTCTGGGTCAGCTTCATCGTCGGGCCGGAGGGCGAGCTGCTGAGCCGCGAGCCGCTGGCCGACGCCGTCTACCTGGCGCGGCACCTCGGGGCCGAGGCTGTCCTCGTCGAGAACACCCCAGCCGACACGGCTGAGGCCGCGCTCAAGCGCATCGAGGAGGGCGGGCCGGCCGGCCTGATCCCGCACCTGGGCGTCTACGACCCGCCGTCCTGGAAGTTCGAGTTCTTCCCGCGCTTTGCCGAGACGGCCGCCTGGACGCCCGCCCGCTTCGCCGATCTGGGGCACGGGGCGGTGCACCACGGGGCCAGGATCGTCGGGGTGGGCTTCGGTGGCGGTCCCGCGCACGTGCAGGCGCTGGTGGCGGTGCGGGAGGCGGCAGCATGA
- a CDS encoding homocysteine S-methyltransferase family protein, with amino-acid sequence MSGRRETAHYAPLLERMGRGGTVVLDGGIGTEILRRDVTWADHQVIDRPTVVRAIHRDYVQAGADVISTNTFQLTRRALYNHFRDEAHRKQVGAGDLENRAERLLRAAATLAVESRDAHANGRPVAVAGAITTLEWCFRPDLAPTPAQARAEYVETIGTLAEAGCDLVLIETVNSVSEAKVALEAANEVGLPCWMAFAPTEDGKLFTGETMAEAEAALTPLGVDAILVNCAPPDDCRAGLVEMAKVRSGAKGLYPHVGRFDPPEWLFTDEYPPARYADEARAWRDLGATIVGGCCGTTPDTIASVVQALGTR; translated from the coding sequence ATGAGCGGGCGACGCGAGACGGCGCACTACGCGCCGCTGCTGGAGCGCATGGGACGCGGTGGGACAGTTGTCCTCGACGGCGGCATCGGCACCGAGATCCTGCGGCGGGATGTGACCTGGGCCGACCATCAGGTGATCGACCGGCCGACCGTCGTCCGGGCGATTCACCGCGACTACGTGCAGGCCGGCGCGGATGTCATCTCGACCAACACGTTTCAGCTGACCCGGCGGGCGCTCTACAACCACTTCCGCGACGAGGCCCACCGCAAGCAGGTCGGGGCGGGCGACCTGGAGAACCGCGCCGAGCGGCTGCTGCGCGCGGCGGCCACGCTCGCCGTCGAGAGCCGCGACGCCCATGCGAATGGGCGGCCCGTGGCCGTGGCCGGCGCGATCACGACACTCGAATGGTGCTTCCGCCCGGACCTCGCGCCGACCCCCGCGCAGGCTCGCGCCGAGTACGTCGAGACCATCGGGACGCTGGCCGAGGCTGGCTGCGATCTGGTGCTGATCGAGACGGTCAACTCGGTGTCCGAGGCGAAGGTCGCGCTGGAAGCGGCCAACGAGGTCGGGCTGCCCTGCTGGATGGCGTTCGCGCCGACCGAGGACGGCAAGCTGTTCACCGGCGAGACGATGGCCGAGGCCGAGGCCGCGCTGACGCCGCTCGGCGTGGACGCGATCCTGGTCAACTGCGCCCCGCCGGACGACTGCCGGGCCGGCCTGGTCGAGATGGCGAAGGTCCGCTCGGGCGCGAAGGGGCTGTATCCGCACGTCGGGCGTTTCGACCCGCCGGAGTGGCTGTTCACCGACGAGTACCCGCCCGCCCGCTACGCCGACGAGGCCCGGGCGTGGCGCGATCTCGGCGCGACGATTGTCGGCGGCTGCTGTGGGACCACTCCGGACACCATCGCGTCGGTGGTGCAGGCGCTCGGGACGCGCTGA
- a CDS encoding NAD(P)/FAD-dependent oxidoreductase has product MTRLRDAVVVGGGHNGLVAAAYLARAGLDVLVLERREVLGGAAVTEEPWPGFRVSTAAYLVSLLQEKVVQDLQLHRHGYEILPKDPPYFSPRLDGQHFFMWRDMARTCEELARLSPRDAERYPAYEEMLDRVTAFVEPLLLQPPPGLPADDPEAVADWAAFMGRLHTLPRKHLAEVVRVFTASASDFLDDWFESGALKAALATDGVIGAAAGPRTPGTAYVLLHHMMGRAAGSRGLWGFARGGTGAVSQAIASAARAAGAEIRTGAAVDRVLVRDGVATGVALAGGEEIPARVVLSNADPKRTFLGLVGREHLPADLAGEVDAWKIAGVSFKLNLGVGELPSWRALPGTALGPQHRGTAHVAPSVDYIERAWDDAKYGRTSQHPMIEVGIPTTYDPSLAPEGKHVLSLFVQYAPYRLAEGSWETERGVFTDRIVGTLGEYAPNLPSAIEHLLPLAPPDLEARFGLTGGHIFHGELSLGQLFFGRPLVGWSRYTTPIQGLYLCGSGTHPGGGVMGASGHNAAGAVLLAMQGQRVADPA; this is encoded by the coding sequence ATGACCCGCCTGCGAGACGCCGTCGTGGTGGGGGGCGGCCACAACGGACTGGTGGCTGCTGCCTACCTCGCGCGGGCGGGGCTGGATGTCCTGGTGCTGGAGCGGCGCGAGGTGCTGGGCGGCGCCGCCGTCACCGAGGAGCCGTGGCCGGGCTTCCGCGTCTCGACGGCGGCCTACCTGGTGTCGCTGCTTCAGGAGAAGGTCGTCCAGGATCTCCAACTGCACCGCCACGGCTACGAGATCCTGCCGAAAGACCCGCCCTACTTCTCGCCGCGCCTGGACGGGCAGCACTTCTTCATGTGGCGGGACATGGCCCGCACCTGCGAGGAGCTGGCCCGCCTCTCGCCGCGAGACGCCGAGCGCTACCCGGCCTACGAGGAGATGCTCGACCGGGTGACCGCGTTCGTGGAGCCGCTGCTGCTCCAGCCGCCGCCCGGCCTGCCCGCCGACGATCCCGAGGCCGTGGCCGACTGGGCCGCGTTCATGGGGCGGCTCCACACGCTGCCCCGCAAGCACCTTGCCGAGGTCGTGCGGGTCTTCACGGCCAGCGCCTCCGACTTCCTCGACGACTGGTTTGAGTCGGGTGCGCTCAAGGCGGCCCTGGCGACCGATGGCGTGATCGGGGCGGCGGCCGGGCCGCGCACGCCGGGGACGGCCTACGTGCTGCTCCACCACATGATGGGCCGGGCGGCCGGCTCGCGCGGCCTCTGGGGCTTCGCGCGGGGCGGCACGGGCGCCGTCTCCCAGGCCATCGCCAGCGCGGCCCGGGCGGCCGGCGCGGAGATCCGCACCGGCGCTGCCGTGGATCGGGTTCTCGTGCGCGATGGCGTCGCTACGGGGGTGGCGCTGGCCGGCGGCGAGGAGATCCCCGCGCGGGTGGTTCTCTCGAACGCCGATCCGAAGCGGACCTTCCTGGGGCTGGTCGGGCGGGAGCACCTGCCCGCCGACCTGGCCGGCGAGGTGGACGCCTGGAAGATCGCCGGCGTCTCCTTCAAGCTCAACCTTGGCGTGGGCGAGCTGCCGTCCTGGCGGGCGCTGCCCGGCACGGCGCTCGGGCCGCAGCACCGGGGCACGGCGCACGTCGCCCCGAGCGTGGACTACATCGAGCGGGCCTGGGACGACGCCAAGTACGGGCGCACCTCGCAACACCCGATGATCGAGGTCGGCATCCCCACGACCTACGATCCATCCCTTGCCCCTGAGGGCAAGCACGTTCTCTCGCTGTTCGTCCAGTATGCGCCGTATCGGCTGGCGGAAGGCTCCTGGGAGACCGAGCGCGGGGTGTTCACGGACCGGATCGTGGGCACGCTCGGCGAGTACGCGCCGAACCTGCCGTCCGCCATCGAGCACCTGCTGCCGCTGGCCCCGCCGGATCTCGAAGCCCGTTTCGGCCTGACCGGCGGGCACATCTTCCACGGCGAGCTCTCGCTGGGGCAACTGTTCTTCGGCCGGCCGCTGGTGGGCTGGTCTCGCTACACCACGCCGATTCAGGGACTCTACCTGTGCGGCTCGGGGACGCACCCGGGCGGCGGCGTCATGGGGGCGTCTGGCCACAACGCGGCCGGCGCGGTGCTCCTGGCGATGCAGGGCCAGCGGGTTGCCGATCCGGCCTGA